A single window of Mugil cephalus isolate CIBA_MC_2020 chromosome 1, CIBA_Mcephalus_1.1, whole genome shotgun sequence DNA harbors:
- the hmga1a gene encoding high mobility group AT-hook 1a isoform X1, with the protein MSDKGTVSPKEKEATEKRGRGRPRKTPQVKTSDEPSGSPTPKRPRGRPKGSKNKTTGKAKKATTTPSAGGKRRGRPRKEEKEEKASQESSEEEEEEEEEDQ; encoded by the exons ATGAGCGACAAGGGGACAGTGTCACCGAAAGAGAAGGAGgcaacagagaagagagggCGTGGAAGACCCCGTAAGACGCCCCAGGTAAAGACCTCTGAC GAACCAAGTGGGTCCCCCACTCCAAAGAGGCCCAGAGGACGGCCGAAGGGTAGCAAAAACAAGACAACCGGCAAGGCCAAA AAGGCAACAACAACCCCATCTGCAGGGGGAAAACGCAGGGGAAGACCTAGGAAGGAG gagaaggaagaaaaggcGTCCCAGGAATCatctgaggaagaggaggaggaagaagaggaggaccaGTAA
- the smim29 gene encoding small integral membrane protein 29 translates to MNSTTQPPPSIDGDVAVSYVLVPFFLITIIGIAAAVIMYIRRKRRIDRLRHQLLPVYTYDPSEELNEAEQEMLWKEEDTRIVQGWARSYQQRRPLLTKDVNA, encoded by the exons ATGAATAGTACTACTCAGCCCCCTCCCAGCATAGATGGGGATGTGGCAGTGAGCTATGTGTTGGTGCCGTTTTTCCTCATAACCATTATTGGAATTGCTGCAGCTGTG ATTATGTATATTCGACGGAAAAGAAG AATCGACAGACTCCGTCATCAGCTGTTACCGGTTTACACGTACGATCCCTCGGAGGAGCTTAATGAAGCCGAACAAGAGATGTTGTGGAAGGAAGAGGACACAAGG ATTGTTCAAGGTTGGGCCAGAAGTTATCAGCAGCGACGCCCTCTTCTGACCAAAGACGTCAATGCATGA
- the hmga1a gene encoding high mobility group AT-hook 1a isoform X2, with amino-acid sequence MSDKGTVSPKEKEATEKRGRGRPRKTPQEPSGSPTPKRPRGRPKGSKNKTTGKAKKATTTPSAGGKRRGRPRKEEKEEKASQESSEEEEEEEEEDQ; translated from the exons ATGAGCGACAAGGGGACAGTGTCACCGAAAGAGAAGGAGgcaacagagaagagagggCGTGGAAGACCCCGTAAGACGCCCCAG GAACCAAGTGGGTCCCCCACTCCAAAGAGGCCCAGAGGACGGCCGAAGGGTAGCAAAAACAAGACAACCGGCAAGGCCAAA AAGGCAACAACAACCCCATCTGCAGGGGGAAAACGCAGGGGAAGACCTAGGAAGGAG gagaaggaagaaaaggcGTCCCAGGAATCatctgaggaagaggaggaggaagaagaggaggaccaGTAA